One window of Saimiri boliviensis isolate mSaiBol1 chromosome 4, mSaiBol1.pri, whole genome shotgun sequence genomic DNA carries:
- the IL17A gene encoding interleukin-17A, with amino-acid sequence MTPGKTSLVSLLLLLSLEATVKAGITSPQNPGCPNAEDKNFPRTVMVNLNIRNRNTSSKRTSDYYNRSSSPWNLHRNEDPERYPSVIWEAKCRHLGCVNADGNVDYHMNSVPIQQEILVLRREPRHCTNSFRLEKMLVSVGCTCVTPIVRHVA; translated from the exons ATGACTCCTGGGAAGACCTCACTGGTG tcactgctgctgctgctgagccTGGAGGCCACAGTGAAGGCAGGAATAACAAGCCCGCAAAACCCAGGATGCCCAAATGCTGAGGACAAGAACTTCCCCCGGACTGTGATGGTCAACCTGAACATCCGTAACCGGAATACCAGTTCCAAAAGGACCTCAGATTACTACAACCGATCCTCCTCACCTTGGAATCTCCA CCGCAATGAGGACCCTGAGAGATATCCCTCTGTGATCTGGGAGGCGAAGTGCCGCCACTTGGGCTGCGTCAATGCTGATGGGAACGTGGACTACCACATGAACTCCGTCCCCATCCAGCAGGAGATCCTGGTCCTGCGCAGGGAGCCTCGGCACTGCACCAATTCCTTCCGGCTGGAGAAGATGCTGGTGTCCGTGGGCTGCACCTGCGTCACCCCCATTGTCCGCCATGTGGCCTAA